From the Thermosynechococcus sp. genome, the window TGATCCAGAATCTGGCCAAGAACGACTGGCACGGGTGAAGGTACCGAATCAGTTTCCACGCTTTGTTGCCCTTCCCCAGCACTTGCACTCGCCCCAAGGTATTCATTGGCTGGGCGTTCCCCTCGAAGAAATTATTGCCCACAACCTCAGTGCTCTCTTTCCGGGGATGGAGATTCAGGCCTACTTTGCCTTTCGCATTACCCGCAGTGCCGACCTCGAACTAGAAACGGACAAGGCCGATGATTTACTGATTGCCATTGAACAGGAAATTCGTAAACGGCGCTTTGGCTCTGTGGTGCGTCTGGAGGTGCAGCGGGGCATGCCACCGCTTCTGAGGCAAACCCTAATGGAAGAGATGGATCTCGAGGAAATTGATGTCTATGAACTCGAGGGTCTGCTGTGCCTCAATGATCTTTTCGCGTTTATGAGCCTGCCCTTACCCTACTTGAAGGATCCAGAGTGGCACCCCCAGATTCCGCCAAGTTTCCAGCGCGTGGAGGAGCGGGAATCCATGTTTGACACAAGCAGTGAAATTACCACCCTTGGCACCGACTATTGGGAAGCTGTTGCCAACGAACTCTTTGGTCTCATTCGCGAAGGGGATATTATCGTTCATCACCCCTACCATTCCTTTGCGGCAACGGTACAGCGCTTCATTACTTTGGCGGCCCATGATCCCCAAGTGCTGGCCATTAAGATGACGCTTTATCGCACCTCCGGTGACTCGCCGATTGTCAGTGCCCTGATTAAAGCTGCAGAGAATGGCAAACAGGTGGCGGTTTTAGTGGAACTGAAGGCGCGCTTTGATGAGGAAAATAATATCCTCTGGGCACGAAAGCTGGAGAAAGTGGGGGTCCATGTGGTCTATGGTGTACCGGGTCTGAAGACCCACACCAAAACAGTTTTGGTTGTGCGCCAAGAGGCGGGGCAAATTCGCCGCTATGTCCACATTGGCACTGGCAATTACAATCCCAAAACTGCTGGTCTCTATGAGGACTTGGGGCTATTTTCCTGCCGCGAGGAATTGGGAGCAGATCTCTCGGAACTCTTTAATGTGCTCACGGGCTATGCCCGCCAGCGGGATTATCGCAAGCTTCTTGTTGCCCCAGTCACGATGCGCGATCGCACCCTCCAATTGATCCATCGCGAGATCGAACATGCCCGCAATGGTCAGCCGGGGCGGATCATTGCCAAGATGAATGCAATTACAGATACGCAGGTGATTCGTGCCCTCTATGAGGCCTCCCAAGCAGGGGTGGAAATTGATTTGATTGTTCGCGGTATGTGCTGTCTGCGCCCCGGTGTACCGGGCGTCAGCGATCGCATTCGGGTGATTAGTATCATTGGCCGCTTTTTAGAGCACTCCCGCATTTTCTACTTTGGCAACAATGGGGAGCCAGAGTATTACATCGGCAGTGCCGACTGGCGATCGCGCAACCTAGACCGCCGCGTTGAGGCCATTACCCCCATTGAAGATCCAACCATTCAACTGGAACTCAAAGAATTACTTGAAATTATGTTGGCAGACAATCGCCAAGCGTGGGAACTGCAACCCGATGGCACCTACCAG encodes:
- the ppk1 gene encoding polyphosphate kinase 1; protein product: MPSAKSPRRKAPDPIDLHDPQYYFNRSLSWLEFNKRVLHEAYDPRTPLLERLKFMAIFSSNLDEFFMVRVAGLKQQVESGILQGGADGMPPAEQLQAVRQYLLPIVTEQHRYFDQELRALLAKESIFLTRFNELTPEQQAYLNDYFQAQVFPVLTPLAVDPAHPFPYISSLSLNLAVLIRDPESGQERLARVKVPNQFPRFVALPQHLHSPQGIHWLGVPLEEIIAHNLSALFPGMEIQAYFAFRITRSADLELETDKADDLLIAIEQEIRKRRFGSVVRLEVQRGMPPLLRQTLMEEMDLEEIDVYELEGLLCLNDLFAFMSLPLPYLKDPEWHPQIPPSFQRVEERESMFDTSSEITTLGTDYWEAVANELFGLIREGDIIVHHPYHSFAATVQRFITLAAHDPQVLAIKMTLYRTSGDSPIVSALIKAAENGKQVAVLVELKARFDEENNILWARKLEKVGVHVVYGVPGLKTHTKTVLVVRQEAGQIRRYVHIGTGNYNPKTAGLYEDLGLFSCREELGADLSELFNVLTGYARQRDYRKLLVAPVTMRDRTLQLIHREIEHARNGQPGRIIAKMNAITDTQVIRALYEASQAGVEIDLIVRGMCCLRPGVPGVSDRIRVISIIGRFLEHSRIFYFGNNGEPEYYIGSADWRSRNLDRRVEAITPIEDPTIQLELKELLEIMLADNRQAWELQPDGTYQQRQPAPGEAERGTHSVLMARTLKEVQASH